The genomic interval CGGCGGTTGAACTCCTCGTCGGAAATCGGGTTCCCCTGCGGATCGAAGAAGTGGCCGCTGTACATCCCCATCTTGCGGTTGAAGCGCCGGCTGGGGAGCCTGATCTCGAAGTTGATGCCGGCCTCCTTGATGATCCGGTTCCAGCGGTCCACCCCTTTCTGGTTCTCGTCCACGTAGGCGTCGCGCACCACCTCGTTCATGGCGTTGCGCATCGGCACGTCACGCGACACCAGCCGGCCGGCGTCCAGGGCCTCCAGTGTGTAGACCCCTTCCAGCGCCACGTGATCGGGGTACTTCTCCTCCTTGGCGCGCCCTTTCAGTCCGGAGGCGAAGTAGTCGGCCGCGTTCGAGGAGATCTCCCCGCCGAACAGGTCCAGGCTGCTGGAGTACCAGAAATTCACGTAGCGCTGGACGGTGCCCAGGTCGATGCCGCCGCCGGCGCGCGCGTCCTCGTTGGGATCCTGCTTCATCAGCTCGCAGGCGCGCTTGACGATCCGGCCGATGCCGGTGTCGCCCACGAACATATGGTGCGCCTCCTCGGTGAGCATGAAGCGGGTGGTGCGCGACAGGGGATCGAAGCCGCTCTCGGCCAGCGCCAGGAGCTGGTACTTGCCGTCGCGGTCGGTGAACATGGTGAACATGTAGAACGACAGCCACTCGTCGATCGGCTCGTTGAAGGTGGTCAGGATGCGCGGCTTGTCGAAATCGCCCGAGCGCCGCTCCAGCAGCGCCTCCGCCTCCTCGCGCCCGTCGCGGCCGAAGTAGGCGTGCAGCAGGTAGACCATGGCCCACAGGTGGCGCCCCTCCTCCACGTTCACCTGGAAGAGATTGCGGCAGTCGTACATCGAAGGGGCGCTGTTGCACAGCAGCCGCTGCTGCTCGACGCTGGCCGGCTCGGTGTCGCCCTGCGTGACGATGATGCGCCGCAGCTGGTTGCGGTGCTCGCCGGGGACCTCCTGCCAGACCGGCTTGCCGAACAAGTCGCCGAACGGGATGCGGCGATCGGATTCGGGCGTCGACAGGAAGATGCCCCAGCGGTAGTCGGGCATCTTGACGTAGTCGAAGTTGGCCCAACCGTCGGAGCCGACGTCGATGGCGGTGCGCAGGTAGATGTTGTCGGCC from Candidatus Polarisedimenticolia bacterium carries:
- the boxB gene encoding benzoyl-CoA 2,3-epoxidase subunit BoxB — its product is MQLHEKIPNNVNLSQDRKLLRALEKWQPNYMKWWMEAGPEGFQADNIYLRTAIDVGSDGWANFDYVKMPDYRWGIFLSTPESDRRIPFGDLFGKPVWQEVPGEHRNQLRRIIVTQGDTEPASVEQQRLLCNSAPSMYDCRNLFQVNVEEGRHLWAMVYLLHAYFGRDGREEAEALLERRSGDFDKPRILTTFNEPIDEWLSFYMFTMFTDRDGKYQLLALAESGFDPLSRTTRFMLTEEAHHMFVGDTGIGRIVKRACELMKQDPNEDARAGGGIDLGTVQRYVNFWYSSSLDLFGGEISSNAADYFASGLKGRAKEEKYPDHVALEGVYTLEALDAGRLVSRDVPMRNAMNEVVRDAYVDENQKGVDRWNRIIKEAGINFEIRLPSRRFNRKMGMYSGHFFDPQGNPISDEEFNRR